GGTGATGAACGGCGGATGATGGAGAATCAACACGGTCGGCGTATTCGGGCGCTGGGCCAACTGCTCATCCAGCCAGACCAACTGACTCTCCATCAGTTGCCCGCCATGGGAGCCGGGAATGCTGGTGTCCAGTCCGATCAGGCGCACGGGGTATTCCTCGACGACCCAATCCAGCGGCTGGTCGTGACGGATTGGCAGATAAGCCTGATCGGCAAATTCAGCCAGCAGGTGCGCGCGATCATCATGATTGCCCGGCACCAGATAAAACGGCATGTGCAGCCGATTGAGTTGCGGATGCAGCACGGCGTATTCGTCCGGGCGACCGAAATCCACCAGATCGCCGCTGATGACCACAACATCGGGGCGCGGCACGCTGGCGTTCAGATGATCAACCGCACGACGCAAGGCGCCCAAGGTGTCGACGATTCCGTAGGTCAGTTTTTGACCGGCTTTAAGGTGCAGATCGCTGATCTGCGCAATGAGGAATGGGTGGTTCAAAATAGGTTTCCATAACTGAAAGCTGCTGAACTGATTT
This genomic window from Pseudomonas sp. G.S.17 contains:
- a CDS encoding phosphodiesterase translates to MNHPFLIAQISDLHLKAGQKLTYGIVDTLGALRRAVDHLNASVPRPDVVVISGDLVDFGRPDEYAVLHPQLNRLHMPFYLVPGNHDDRAHLLAEFADQAYLPIRHDQPLDWVVEEYPVRLIGLDTSIPGSHGGQLMESQLVWLDEQLAQRPNTPTVLILHHPPFITGIGHMDREPFINRAEFEKVVARHPHVERLLCGHLHRPMQRRFAGSLSCICPGTSHQIVLDLQEDAPAHFNLEPAGYLLHRWHPVEGLVTHNAVFGAYPGPYPFYDGNGLID